The Candidatus Methylomirabilota bacterium genomic interval CGCGGGTCGCGGCGAGGCACGTCAGCGGCCACCGCGTGCGGGGCTGGCTGGCCCAGGCCCTCACGTATCTGGGGCTGGCCGCCGCGCTGGTGTTCTTCCTCGGGCCCTTCTTCTGGATCGTCACCACGTCGCTCAAGGGCAACGAGGACTTCTTCGCCTTTCCGCCGGTCTGGATCCCGCCCGAGCCCTCGCTCGCTCACTACGAGCGCCTGTTCACGCACTCCAGCGGGCTGCGCTACTTCCTCAACAGCCTGGCCATCTCCACGGTCAGCATGTTCGCGGCGCTGGCAGTGAGCCTGCCCACCGCCTACAGCATCGCCCGCTGGCGTTTCGGCGGCGGGTTCCTCAGCGTGCTGCTGCTCGTCCTCCGCATGCTGCCGGCCATCGCGCTCATCATCCCCATCTACCTCATGTACCGGGCCTTCGGGCTCACCAATTCGTACGTCGGCCTCGTCCTCGTCTACACGGTCGTCTACATTCCCTTCGCGGTCTGGCTGCTGGTCGGCTTCCTGCGTGACTTCCCGGTGGAGATCGAGGAGGCCGCGCTCATCGACGGCTGCTCGCGCGTCAAGGCCCTGGTCCGCGTGGTGATGCCGATCATCGCCCCCGGCATGGCCGTGGTGGCGCTGTTCTCGTTCATCGCCACCTGGAACGAGTTCCTCTTCGCCGTCGTCCTCACCGGTATCGAGACCAAGACCATGATGGTGCTGGTGGCTACGTTCACCAGCGGCGGCACCGACACCTTCTACGGCGAGGCCTCGGCCTCCGTCGTGCTGGGCGTCCTGCCTGCGTTCGCGGTCGCGTTCCTCTTGCAGCGTTACCTCGTGAAGGGCCTCGCGCTCGGCGGCACCAAAGGCTGAGGCTCAGGAGGGTCCCATGAAGCGGCTCGTGCGTCCTCTCGTCGCTGTCGTCCTCGGTGGGCTCGTCGCCCTCGGCGCCTTCGCGGTCCGCGAAGCCCCCGCCCAGGCCAAGCGGCCCTACGAGGGCACCACCATCCGGGCCATCGTCAACGCCGAGTACGTCAAGTACTCGATCAGCCTGGCCGAGAAGGACATCTACGACAAGCTCGGCATCAAGATCGAGACCGAGGTGATCCCGCTCGATCCCTTCGTGGCCAAGACGCTGCTGGAGTTCAACAGCGGCCGGAGCCCCTGGGACCTGGTGATGTTCACGCCCTCGAACATGCCAGACTACGGCCGTCACCTCGAGCCCCTGGAGCCGTGGATCCAGAAGCTCAAGCTCGATTTCGAGCTCGACGACATTCCCGACGTCTACAAGAAGCTGATGCTCCGCCACGCCGGCAAGCTCGTCAGCATTCCGTACGACGGCGACATCCACATCATGTTCTGGAACAAGGTGGCCTTCGAGCGGCCAGACAACAAGAAGAAGTTCAAGGCCAAGTACGGCTACGAGCTGGCCGCGCCCAAGACGTGGAAGCAGTGGGACGACATGGCCCAGTTCTTCCACGGCTGGGGCTGGGACGGCTCCGACAGCAAGCTCTTCGGCGCCGGCGCCTCCTACAAGCCCAGCAGCAGCGGCTACTCGTATCACTGGTGGCGGGCCCGGTTCTTCGCCTACGGCGGAATGTACTTCGACCAGAACATGAAGCCGCTCGTCAACCAGGCCGCCGGCCTGCGCGCGCTCGAAGAGATGGTTCGCACCATCCAGTACTATCCGCCCGGCGTGCTCCTGTTCGAGTCCGAAGAGCCCAAGACCATGCTGATCAAGGGCGAGGTGCCGATGCTCCACTCGTGGACGAGCACCGGCAAGCGGGTCGGCAACCCGGCCGAGTCCAAGATCA includes:
- a CDS encoding carbohydrate ABC transporter permease, translated to MSVIAAERSRVAARHVSGHRVRGWLAQALTYLGLAAALVFFLGPFFWIVTTSLKGNEDFFAFPPVWIPPEPSLAHYERLFTHSSGLRYFLNSLAISTVSMFAALAVSLPTAYSIARWRFGGGFLSVLLLVLRMLPAIALIIPIYLMYRAFGLTNSYVGLVLVYTVVYIPFAVWLLVGFLRDFPVEIEEAALIDGCSRVKALVRVVMPIIAPGMAVVALFSFIATWNEFLFAVVLTGIETKTMMVLVATFTSGGTDTFYGEASASVVLGVLPAFAVAFLLQRYLVKGLALGGTKG
- a CDS encoding extracellular solute-binding protein, whose translation is MKRLVRPLVAVVLGGLVALGAFAVREAPAQAKRPYEGTTIRAIVNAEYVKYSISLAEKDIYDKLGIKIETEVIPLDPFVAKTLLEFNSGRSPWDLVMFTPSNMPDYGRHLEPLEPWIQKLKLDFELDDIPDVYKKLMLRHAGKLVSIPYDGDIHIMFWNKVAFERPDNKKKFKAKYGYELAAPKTWKQWDDMAQFFHGWGWDGSDSKLFGAGASYKPSSSGYSYHWWRARFFAYGGMYFDQNMKPLVNQAAGLRALEEMVRTIQYYPPGVLLFESEEPKTMLIKGEVPMLHSWTSTGKRVGNPAESKIIGKAGFGIVPGAEIDGKIIHRPPLTPGRAMAVSIYSKKKEATMKVLEMLTDPEQSLKIVMDPKTIMDPWRVSHLRAEKFRKAFPGADEYLTAIEKSFPHVVPDPILPGANEYTRKLSFEITEALAKRKSPREALDSAVVEWEKITDRRGREKQRGLWGEKMHEMKTVGIEYHPDWAAKAK